The Telopea speciosissima isolate NSW1024214 ecotype Mountain lineage chromosome 11, Tspe_v1, whole genome shotgun sequence genome includes the window tattttgttgtgggttcatttttctttaaatgaAAATCCCCAACTTCATTCTTGTTTTACCATCTCGTTTGATCCTCCATGattgttttttctgtttctgtagTCTTAGTTTGTTTGAGGCTGTTTCTTGATTCCTCCATTAACTTTGAATGTTTCTCTCCATTCAGGTTCTTCACTCTAATTTGGGCCTGGATTTTAAAAAACACGGCCCCTCGGCTCAGTTGCAACGCTTAATGCCACCCATACGAATTACGAACTGTCCATAAACTCATTACCTTTTCCCGCGCTATTTGAGATTGATGAGTTTGATGCTCCGCTTACATTATTCTGCTCAGAACTCTCTTAGATGTAAAACCCTCCAATCCTTCCTCTCCAACAGTTTAAACCCTCCATGGATCACTCTCCATTGCAATTACTACtattctttctctctatctctcttggAAGAGTCCCAAAACACCCGTCAATTAAATCAAATCCTCTCTCAGGTCATCACCAGCGGCCGCTTCACAGACCCTTTTATATCAAGTAAGCTACTtttatctctctcatcttctgATCTCAACTCTGCTCGCATCCTTTTCTCCCAAATCTTAAACCCCAATATTTTCGCCTGGAATTTCATGTTCAGAGCTTACGGTTGTCGCTCCTTGCCTTTGGAATCGATCTTTCTTTACAATTTAATGCGAAAGAATGATGTTTTACCAGATAACTATACTTTCCCTTTCATCCTTAAAGCTTGTAGCCGAATCCAATTCCTCGAGAAGGGTGTAGAAATTCATGGGTTGAGTCTGAAATTGGGATTTGAGTTTGATGTCTTTGTGCAGAATTCTCTTATTTCGATGTATTCAGCTTGTGGTGTGATTGAAATCGCACGTAGGGTATTTGATTTGGTTCCTGTTTGGGTCCGAGACTTGGTGTCTTGGAATAGTATGATTTCAGGGTATTTGCAGAGGAATTTTTGTGGGAAAGCATTGGAATTGTTTGGTGAAATGATTGGTGCTAGTTCAGAGAGGCCGAATGAGTTAACTACTGCTAGTGCCATAACGGCTTGTGCAAGGATTGGGGACCTGGATTTGGGTAGGAGGGTTCATGGATTTGTTACGGTTAATAGATTTGTTCTGgatgtttttttgggttcatcattGATTGATATGTATGCAAAATGTGGCCGCATAGAGGATGCTCGGAATGTGTTTGATAGATTGCCGGATAGAAATGTGGTTTGTTGGACGTCTATGATTGCAGGTTATACGCAGTTGGGCTTGTTTAAGGAAGCAATTCAGTTGTTTAAGGTGATGCAGATTGAGAATGTGATGGCAGACGAAGTGACAATTGCTTGTGTTGCTTCTGCATGTGGGCATTTGGGTGCACTAAACCAGGGGAAGTGGGTACACGCTTACTGTGAAAGGAATCGAATCAAGATGAACCTTACTGTGAAGAATTCATTGATTGATTTGTATGCAAAGAGTGGCGATATTAATAAGGCTCTTGAAATTTTTCATAAGTTAATTCAACGGGATGTGTTCTCATGGAGTGTTATGATTTCTGGGCTTGCCATGAATGGTAAGTCTGATGAAGCACTGGACTTGTTCTCTGATATGTTATTGTCAAGTGATGTTGGACCAAATGATGTCACATTTCTTGGGGTGCTATCTGCTTGTAGTCATGGTGGGTTGGTGGAAAAGGGAATTTACTATTTCAATTTGATGACCAAAACGTATAACCTCACCCCTAGAATTGAGCACTATGGCTGTATGGTTGATCTTCTTGGACGTGCCAATCTTTTGGCAGAAGCAGAGAACCTTATCAGGGCAATGCCTATTGAGCCTGATGCTGTTATTTGGCGATCCCTGCTATTTTCATGTAAGATTAATGGGAATATTGAGTTGGCAGAGATTGCTGCGGGGCAGATTCTGGAGTTGGAGCCAAGAAAATGTGGAGCACATATTTTGTTGTCTAATACTTATGCTGCTGCCTCAAGGTGGAGTGATGTGAAGAGGGTTAGGAAAAGTATGAATGTTCATGGGATTCATAAACAGCCAGGTTGCTCCTTTGTTGAAATAAATGGTCTCATTCATGAGTTCTTTGTGGCGGACTGTAGACACCCACAAACTGATATCATACATGAAACTATCATTGCAATGCATCAACTTTTACAATCAGAGGGATATGTCTTagatacttttgattttttaacgaAGAGTTGGATGGAAGTTGATTAATTGTTGTTCAAATGAGTATGGAGTTTTCATCAGAGTTAAATGTAATTAGAGTTATCTTGTCCCAGTAGATTGGAATCTCTATTGTGAGAGACTCCCAACTTTTAGATAAACTTGGAGAAAGCCTTCTACAGAGAGTCATTGCCAAGCCACTCagccttaaatttttttttttctttcccccttaAAAACTGGCCGCAGGAAAACCTGACTGAAGCATCAAATAGAAAGAAGCACTGTCCAGGAAGGTAGTCATGGATGGATTTTGCTTCCGTTGGGTGGTCTATCTTGGGGCTATCATTTGGTTCGATGGTGAATGCTCGGGCTGCCAGGTTGGATATGTGTTCGAATCAAAGAGCAACCACACAACTCATATCCAGCTGATTTGGAGTGAGTAACCCATTCTGCCTTATTATGTTCAATCATTCTCTAATAGTTGGACAGTACCTCTCAGTTATTGTTATTAATTTGAAGTGTGGAAAGGGATTCTCATTTGTTTTTATAGATTAGTTTATAGGACCATTCATTACCCAGATCAGACATGCTAACATTCAGAGTTGCCACTCGGGCAGATAACGAACTTGTACCGTGATAGTTGTATCAAAGAAACAGATATATTGTTAACTGGATATTTGAAATGACGAGCTTACCTTCAGTAAAGCATTTTTACATTCCTCAGCTGACCATAATGCAGTTCATTCAATCATCAATCATATAGCAAAGCTTGCTGTCCAATAATCAAAATAGAGAATCTACCAGGACATTATCTAGAATTCGTTTTtacattttgtttttgttggggGTGCAAAAGAAAAGGCTTAATTAAGTAAAAACGTTTCTACATCCTAATGAAGGGTCATAGTGAGATTACCTACCCTAGCATGCCTAGCATCCTTAATGGCGACAGATACCAAATGTTCATCTTTACAAACAACAGAGACTTGAATAAGATATACAATCATAAAGTTTTAAGTTAATATCAAAATGTTCAAGAGGTCAGCCTTTCTGATTCCCCTACGACAACCATGCATAGAGATCAGCACATTTTTACAAAAATTAATGAGACAGTTGCATGGGAATTTCAAAATGTTGCAGCTGTTACCttattctaatattttattaactATTTCAGTTATTCAGTTAGGAGTTTATTGATGGCATGTCTACTCACTTCACTCGGTATACGAGACTTCAACAGAGTAACACATTGTCTCAAACAGTGACACAGATTAAATCCGAGTCACCATTGCAAGTTTTATGGTTTTGATTTGTATTCTTAAATATTCTGAGTGGGAAGGCAAATACGGCAACATcaacaactactactactactacttagTCTTATCCAAGGTATTAAAACTTGGGTTTCGATTAGgcttcgaccagccagaaaacgagttcgtctcgatttcgaccatatcttggtagaaacttgggactttctccaggttaactcgaaccttggtttcgaggtccagaagttttttttccctgattcttgttgtgctacctatttttgacattttaaaatCAATCATTGCCTCAGTTTCACGTAGAGAACACTAAagatattacttgtggttttgatccaagtttgatactgtatattgttcttggacatggtatcaaataaggtttgatcggaacataactccttcaatataaatgagatttaagcaatcttggatttgttagagaattttgttttgatagattTCCAATAAGTaacaagattgcttaaatctgatttatattgaaggaattatgtgttggtcaaacttaatttggtgtgtgcaattgatgtcaaaatcgctctgaatgaatttttttttttttggacaacaaaacaaatgaatattttaccgcacttttggtttttagaaatgttttgtcatattaagatttatgaaatttttagatttgagaaaaaccccagcattagaacgtcgtcgaaaatccaatttttgttcttgaactgagggattgatttttttttcaatatggaatttgattttttaactatttttattagattcaaataagggggtgTTTgctaatttatgaataatatcttaagtaaagaaatacaaatacaaaaatatttacttaaatgatattagacgtAACTAAGTgaagtgtctgtcctagtttctagccttgtttctggcataaatacttgtctgtcctagtttcaagccaagtttcccctagtttctATAGGCATATGTGTTGAAatcaccgaaatatggtcgaaaccatcgaaactcgatcgaatccagggattttataaaatcccccatCAACTCGTCTTGGAAACCtaggaaaccgagttaactcggtgatTTTGATAGGTTTTGGTCGAGTTTTTGTTCTATGGTCTTATcccaatagagagagagagatggaagtcGTTGCATCCACGATAAGGTTGTTTTTGCCACACCAAACTTTGATTTAAAGATCACTACTTATTGTTCTTCTGTTGTACTCgttcttttctcaatttcttcctATATATCGAGCCGTATCTTGTGCCTTACTTAATTTTTGTTAAACATTAATTTCACTAACTCTCAGGTTTCAATTCGATCTCAACCCTTGCTCTCTTTTTGGATGTTTGtcatatttattatatttttgttatGTTCTTCTGCACTAGTAATATTTTCATTAAACAATCACAGCTTTGTGTTTGTGAGATTCCTGTGTGTTGTCTTTTAAGATAAGATGATTCTGTACTAATTAAAGAGAGAATTAGGGGTTTATCAGTTGTAATTGTTAttgacaaaaatgaaaaatattagGTGGTGGCAACAGAGATTCTTTCTGAAACGACGAAGAAAATTGTTTTACTATTGCATTGATCATAGACTGAAATTGCAGAATTCGAATTGTAAATTCCGTAACTAGTATGATGTATGTATGTGTCTTGATGTCTTGGAGAATTATGGAGTTAACTTCCGTATGGATATTCCAATTTTGTGGACCTTTGGTAAAAGACAGGGTTCAAGAAAGGTAGATGGTATGATAACCATGCATGGTTGGTTGGTTCAAGTGTTTGTGATGCACCTATTTTGTTGCATAGATAGATGTACAATATTGGAAAATGGGCATGGCTGCATGAGGATATATAGGTGGATAACAGTACTTGCAcagaaataaattcataaaaataaaatttcattgttTTGTTCTTAAGTGTTCCTACCTTCTTATATAATCTCTATTCTCTCATGCTCTGTTTTGTACTCTTACATATCGTTTGAGAATGatttttcttcctctatttGTTGTGTTGATCGAGCATATCCTGAAAATGCCTCGATCTAACCCAAAAAGTGAATGAAACAATTACTGTGGAGGGTCTAAGGGGCTGTTTCATTTTGAGGATTGATTCACAAGAACCTTCTTGCACCATAAAGGGTAAATACAATCTTAAAGATAATGACCGATGGCACAACTCAGCCCACCATCACATGAAGATTCATTTGGAGTAAGTTGCACTGACAAAGTTATTGTTCAAGTTTAAATGTTTTGCAAGTGGAGTACTAACATCATCAGTGAGTTTTTgccttttcccatattttattttaaaaatcaaagtgGTAAAGAATGCTTCCCTTGAACACTGATAAACCAGCACATCAAAGCAAAAAAGTAATTATTTTCAAGGAAATTTACACATGCCTCCCCTaaggtattaattaattatcagAGATGCATATATGATACTTCACTATTTATATGTACCTCCCTTACTTTTCAAAATATTAAATAAGTTAATCCAGTCCGTTAGTGGTTCCCATTAGTGACAAATGGTAGGTgtgttttaaaaattttaagaccaatatacccttgatagggTAAAATAATTCATTGTTCGAGTTTTCCCTGGAACTCTTGAAACCCTTAATATAAGGTGAAAACAAGTCCACAAATCATACTTGGTCCTCTTCTTTTGGTGCTATTTTGAGTAGTCTTTTATGGGTCTTTGGTCAGCCTCTCTGAACTCttaaattgccctcatctttctATAACCCTCTCTGTTCATTCTGAACTTCTGAAATCCAACTTGGAGAATCGCTTTTCATGTTTTAACTTCTTGCGTATTGTTGCTTTACTTTGAGTTATCTCAATGTGTTATTCCTGAATTGTAAAACAACCCTAAATCTTTTGTCGTTGCTGCTGCctgcttttcttcttcaatgggATCTTCAGGCCTGTTTCTTCTGCTATTCGTTTCATTGTTTTTCTTCATCCCCATTACCCATCAATTACAATCCTTCTCAAACCCAAGTCATGTTGCAGCTAAGAAAACAATTGGAATACCCAAAATTGATGGAAGTTTGGGACCAGTACAGTGAAGAAATTTGCTACTCACCTTCGTCTCTACAGCTAACCATTGCATGCCAAGACAACTCTCTCACGAAGCTGAAAATTTGGGGTTAGTCATCTTCacggggaagatgagttgcatgtTAGAGTTTCTCCTTATCGAAGACGGGAGAGACGGTGTGGCCATGGATGATACTCTGCCGTTAGGGTTCTTCAAGagaaaaaataagggaaataatagaagaaaaggtTTATTTTAGTAagaagggcaatttggtcaataTATGATATATGATATATTCTAACGTTTTTCGTACAAGATTAACAGGCAGGATTAACTtattcaatattttgaaaagtaggggaggtacATGTAAATAGTGAAGCATCATGGATGCATCAATAATTAATTGATACCTTAAGGGAGgcatgtgtaaatttcccttattttcattacagagaaagaacaaataaataatataaatgaGGTGACTTTCAGccataaccccaaacaacaaaTAAGCTTACAATGCCTCTCTACAACAACCCAAGTAAGGTAGAATCAGTCCTAAAACCCAGGAAAAAAAACACCACTCCAAGATCATACAAAcattacaaaagaaagaaaaaaatagaatctcAATATTGAACAACCTTATTGAGACAGCAAAGACGAAAACAAATATTATGGTGAACCCAACAATCACAGCAGCAACAAGTCCAAGGAAACTGTGTTCATAGCCAAAATAGTTCTTCACAAATTCTTCAACTGTCTCCCCTGTTTCCAACCTTTCCACTATATCTCCAAATTGAGACGCAACCAATCCATACATTGTCCAAGCAACAGGGGTCATCCAGGAACACCAAACCCACCACACTGAAATTTTCTGTTAAGAGTCAAATGGTAGAAACGTAAATAATTAAAGAGAGGAATTTCATGCACAAtcaccaaaataaataattaaagggGACGGATTTTGTGCAGGCTATTGTGTGATTCGTCGAATAGTGGGGTATGGTATTTCAGCAGGGCGTTGGTCTCCATTGTACGGTTATATGTATGAACGTGCATCATGCACAGCCGAACATATAACATTTTGCCATAATTAAATAACTATGAGGAAAGTATTCGTACAAGGGAGATTATCCCATCAATTCGGTCAAATAGAGGGGGCAGAGGTGTTTATGTCATTTCGAATGGGCATTTATACTAATCTAATCACATTTAATGCCGGTCGTGCATATACACGGCTGTGCATGAAAACGTTTGCAAATAActataatagaaataaaagaagaaaaaaatttgtgtttcttttattattttttgtggtCTTGTTCTCTTAGATTGGTAAAACACAGATAATGTAACTTACTGATTTTGGAATTATGAATCCGGAGAAGAGGTTCCACATTGCATAGAATGCCGTAGAAATTACAGCAGCGATGTTACGGTTGGGTGTCAAGGCCACTGTCACAATACCAAATAAGGTAAAGTATAACGTGTAAAGTATATGAAGAAGATATACCAAAAGAACTTCGCAACCTCCCAATGTAACCCAATCATCGCATACACTATAAGAGCATATACTATACATTGTATAAAGACATACGGAAGCTCAATGAAGACCTGAAATAGAAACAGGACTTTTATTTAATGTGTTATTCAAAATTAAGTAACTAATTACCGCTTATACTCTATCAGATACATTCTAAACAGATAGATGTAAATACCTGGGCAAAAGCATATGGCATAGTTGAATACATTCCAGCAGCCCTTTCTCTATAAAAAACTGTTCTTTCAACAGCCACAACTGGTTGCACAGCAGATGCATTCTGTATCCCAAGAAAGATAACAGCATCATCAACTTCTATTTAGCAGAGATTCATATATTGTGACATTAAGGGAGTGGATGTCATTTTGCTCACAATATCCTGCTATACGAGCAAATGTCTCCCGCTTCTTGGGGTAACCTGATATGGTTATCCTTCCGTCAATATATCCACCAGTTTTTCTTCGTGCTAACACCCATTAAAGCTGTAAGAACTCTGGGCGAGAAGCTCCTACCGGTCTTCTGTAACGCCTTGTGTTTTCAATTACTGTATCCAATATTGAACAGCAAATAAGAAACTATGCTGCTCTGCTAGCTACATAGTTTTAGTATTTTTGTCGAAAAATTAGGATACCTGTGGCATGTCTACAGAGTATCTTACTCCCTTGTTAAAACATGTTGAATCACATTTGAGAGTTCAGGAAAACATAACAGATCAACGACCCTACTCCAATCCAATATCAGTATGTTTCAGTAAAAAATCCTTTAGACTGATTGTAATCTTTAAGATCCATGTTGGTAGCGAATATGCCCATGGAGGGAAGAAACGAAAGCAAAATATgacaagaatgtaaaatatTGATATCTCCTTCCTAACATGGATTACCTTTTGGATCTGAGATTCCAAAAGATTGTCCCAAACATGAGGGCTGTGAAGGTTGTGAAGAGGAACTTCACTGCAGTGTATGATGGGTTACGCCAGTACGACCACTGTTGTTTCAAAAGGCAGGTGAGGCATTGGTTGATGAAAGATTGAGAATATTGGGTAGAGAAATGGAGTTCTTGTGAACCAGGGCTAGGTTTGCTTAGTTTCTCGATCATTGCTTTGTTCTTCCTGAATGGTTCAGtataaaaatgaaagaaagaaaaaattacaattgAGATTATAACATCAGTATATATTATGTTAACTCACACACCTTATTAGAATCAGGAATTAAACTCACCTGTATAGTTCCGAGTTCTTATAGAGAACTGCAGAGTCTACTCCAAGAGTTGTTTCTTGGGCCATCATCATAACCTCCAACATCCATGTTGCTGGATTTTGACCATCTTTTATTCTACTTATTCCATCAATTGCCTTCATGAGATACAGTTGAGATATACTGCATATAATTAATCGATCTGAGATTGGAAAATAACTatactaaaataaaagaagaagaaaaaatcctttttttttttgaagggggggggggggtttggcgTGGCTTTTGTTCTCTTAGATAGTAACTTACTATTTTTGGAATTATGAATCTGGAGAAGAGGTTTGATACTCCATAGAATCCTGTAAAAATTACAACAGCAATGTTACGGTTGGGTTTCTTGGCCACTGTCATCATATCATAGAAGGTAAGAACTCCGGGCCTAAATGCTCCACTCACTCACTCCCTTGAGAAGTTCCAACCGGTCTTCTGTACACCTTGTGCTTTCAATTCCTGTAACCAATATTAGACAGCAAATAAGAAACTATGCTGCTCTGCTAGCTACATAGTTTTAGTATTTTTGCTGCAAAATTAGGATACATGTGGCATATCTACAGCGTATTTTATTTCATCAAATGTGATTGAAAGAGGTTCAAATGGGAGAACCATTCCCCgctttttgttttgattggatGAAGTCTCACATTCTTTACTTTGAGTTCCCTCTCTGCTTTCTGCTTGTTCTATAGCCAAGTCATTAAGTTAGGACAAAGGAGGAGTAAGTTTTAATCACATCTGAATGAGTTCTGACCCTCAAGGTTCCTTCTCATCGACAATACATTGGTAAGTTCTCTAGTTTCATTGGTAGAACCGTCTTCTTCAGTTAGAACTGTCTGAGAACTCAAATGCTGCAGTAATTTGATTAGATTATTAAAACATGTTGAATCACATTTGAGAGTTCAAAAAATACCAATAAATTATACTTACGATtcagataagagagagaaacagtGAAAATAATGTTGAACAGGAAAACATAACAGATCAACGCCCCTACTCCAAGCCAATACCAGTATGCTTCAGTAAAAAATCCTTCAGACTTCATGACTGCCACTCCCAGAGTCTCTGTAGACTGGGGAAGAACCTATGCCACaacaataaaatttaaaaatgattttccTTACTCAAGACCTCTCATTATGAtatatttctatttatttttaggATTGaattaaaaggggaaaaaaaattcttactTGTCCCCAACTTTTCCCAAGGAACTCATTGACAGCAATTGCAGTTTGAGCATACATAATAGGAGAGATCCTGTAGCCCCATAGCCACCATTTCCTTATGTCATCTGATTCATAGAAAAAAGACTTGACCTAAGAAGTTGATTGTAAAATAAAGAGCTTGCAGTGGGAAAAATAAACCTAGTTGTCTCAGTTTGGATCTTCAGAGTCAAAACTGCAACGAATCTTATTAATCTTCAGTTTAATAGATTGACATGAATAAGCAGGATGAGAATTTTGAACACCTGTTCTTAGCATCCAACTCCCATAATCATAGGAATTGAAATCTCTATCAAACTGGTGGATGTTTCAATTTTTACTAAAACATGAATATAATATTGTTTATTATCTTTAAATATAAAATGTCACTTAAAACTAAACTTAAGTAAATCCTAATATCATGTAATGCTTATCTTTATCAATTTAGTACTGTTGGTGATCTTTTCTTGATGTTACctaaaaaatgaatgaaatatcaGTTACTGCTTCATCAAAAGtgggaatagaaacagaaagaaacatAGGAGAGAAACAAGATTAAGGGTTTTGAACTCGTGAGAACAATATTTGAAATTGCCTCAACTAGAAGATGATACTTTAATAAAAGGATTGTGGTTAGGTATAACCGCCATTGTTTTACCACGTCAATGTTAATAGGTCATGATATATTGATGTTATCAAAAGAGATGCGGCATAGAATATCCATTGGGTTTCTAAACATACTTAggattttcaaaagaaatgcaTAGATGATAATTGCCTGCTACTTGATACTTACTTCTTGTAAAAAGTCAGCAACTCCCTTCCTCTCAGGGCATTTGAATTCCATGTACTCAAAGAATTGAAGCACATTTTCACGGGGGCCCTGGTACACAATCTTCCCATCAAATAGGAGAAAGATGTCATCAAAGAGCTCAAAAATCTCTGGTGCTGGCTGAAGAAAGGAGACAAAGGCTGTCCCACGTAAACTGTGAATATAATATTCCTTAATGACTTCACTATTTGAATATAACTTACTGATTTTGGAATTATGAATCCGGAGAAGAGGTTCCACATTGCATAGAATGCCGCAAAAATTACAGCAGCAATGTTACGGTTGGGTGTCATGTATGGCCACTGTCATCATACCATAGAAGGTAAAGTATAACAGTGTAATAAAGTATATAAAGAAGAGATACCAGAAGAAATTTCCCAATGAAACCCAATCATTGCATACACAATAACAGCATATACTACACTTTGTATCAGGACATAGAGAAAAAGGACTTTTTGGTTAATGTGTTATTGAAAATTAAGTAACCAGGTTAATGTGTTATTGAAAATTAAGTAACTCTTTGTATGAAGACATACGAAAGCTCAATGAAGATCTGAAATAGAAACATGACTTTTTTGTTAATGTGTTATTGAAAATTAAGTACTTACCGCTTATGCTCTTTATCTTACAATCTTCTTCTAAACAgatggatataattaaataccTGAGCAAAGGCATATGGCATATATAGATGAATACATTCCAGCAGCCCTTTctctataaaataaataaaaaaaataaaaactgttcTTTCAATATCCACAACTGGTTGCGCAGCAGATGCATTCTGTATCCCAAGAAAGCTAACAGCAGCATACTTAGAACCCATTGCATTTAGTATATCTTGTTGCTTCTGCCTGCAGTTTTC containing:
- the LOC122645691 gene encoding pentatricopeptide repeat-containing protein At1g08070, chloroplastic-like; the protein is MSLMLRLHYSAQNSLRCKTLQSFLSNSLNPPWITLHCNYYYSFSLSLLEESQNTRQLNQILSQVITSGRFTDPFISSKLLLSLSSSDLNSARILFSQILNPNIFAWNFMFRAYGCRSLPLESIFLYNLMRKNDVLPDNYTFPFILKACSRIQFLEKGVEIHGLSLKLGFEFDVFVQNSLISMYSACGVIEIARRVFDLVPVWVRDLVSWNSMISGYLQRNFCGKALELFGEMIGASSERPNELTTASAITACARIGDLDLGRRVHGFVTVNRFVLDVFLGSSLIDMYAKCGRIEDARNVFDRLPDRNVVCWTSMIAGYTQLGLFKEAIQLFKVMQIENVMADEVTIACVASACGHLGALNQGKWVHAYCERNRIKMNLTVKNSLIDLYAKSGDINKALEIFHKLIQRDVFSWSVMISGLAMNGKSDEALDLFSDMLLSSDVGPNDVTFLGVLSACSHGGLVEKGIYYFNLMTKTYNLTPRIEHYGCMVDLLGRANLLAEAENLIRAMPIEPDAVIWRSLLFSCKINGNIELAEIAAGQILELEPRKCGAHILLSNTYAAASRWSDVKRVRKSMNVHGIHKQPGCSFVEINGLIHEFFVADCRHPQTDIIHETIIAMHQLLQSEGYVLDTFDFLTKSWMEVD